A section of the Methanoregula formicica SMSP genome encodes:
- a CDS encoding radical SAM protein, whose amino-acid sequence MQWKDLKAQLLETGAVHLTGEPAERFVARSAAGPGAGGSGAVFFAMGSHRVKLALDPASPVEVVHRGNGAADLYLDGNLISGRLLEPGFHCPDQAFITVTGSCIFRCRYCNVPNTHGKRKSIDEIMAMVESVRHRIHAISITSGVLESIEEEEAYVLEVVRRLACFRLPIGVSIYPTEKTPDRLHEIGVAEVKFNLEAATPELFLKMCPGLDYSRIWQVLDRSVELFGKNRVFSNVIIGLGETDAELVACIWRLTSHGVIPVFRPLNPVAELSDVPRPSAGRLKKIFAVHGQALEAAGLDARLAETMCTNCAGCDLVPGRDG is encoded by the coding sequence ATGCAGTGGAAAGACCTGAAAGCACAGCTGCTTGAAACCGGAGCTGTACATCTGACCGGTGAACCGGCAGAACGGTTTGTTGCGCGCTCCGCAGCAGGTCCCGGGGCCGGTGGCAGTGGTGCAGTATTTTTTGCCATGGGCAGTCACCGGGTGAAACTCGCCCTGGACCCGGCAAGTCCCGTGGAGGTTGTTCACCGGGGCAATGGTGCAGCTGACCTCTACCTTGATGGAAATCTTATCAGCGGCAGGCTCCTAGAGCCGGGTTTCCACTGCCCTGACCAGGCGTTCATCACGGTCACGGGCAGCTGTATCTTCCGGTGCCGGTACTGCAATGTGCCGAATACCCATGGGAAAAGAAAGAGTATCGACGAGATCATGGCGATGGTGGAATCCGTGCGGCATCGTATCCATGCGATCTCGATCACGAGCGGGGTGCTGGAGAGTATTGAAGAGGAGGAAGCATATGTGCTGGAAGTGGTCAGGCGTCTTGCCTGCTTTCGCCTTCCGATCGGCGTCTCCATTTACCCGACAGAGAAGACTCCCGATCGGCTCCATGAGATCGGCGTTGCCGAAGTGAAATTCAACCTCGAAGCGGCGACGCCGGAACTGTTTTTAAAGATGTGTCCCGGTCTGGATTACAGCCGGATCTGGCAGGTTCTCGACCGTTCGGTAGAACTCTTCGGGAAGAATCGTGTCTTTTCGAATGTCATCATAGGCCTTGGCGAGACGGATGCTGAACTGGTGGCCTGTATCTGGAGGCTTACAAGCCATGGCGTGATTCCGGTCTTCCGCCCGCTCAACCCGGTTGCTGAGCTTTCCGATGTGCCCCGTCCGTCTGCCGGTCGGCTGAAGAAAATCTTCGCAGTTCACGGGCAGGCTCTTGAAGCGGCAGGACTTGATGCCCGTCTGGCGGAGACGATGTGTACGAACTGTGCCGGATGCGACCTTGTTCCTGGGAGGGATGGATGA